From Pseudomonas hefeiensis, one genomic window encodes:
- the gabD gene encoding NADP-dependent succinate-semialdehyde dehydrogenase, whose product MQLKDTQLFRQQAFIDGAWVDADNGQTIKVTNPATGEVLGTVPKMGAAETRRAIEAADKALPAWRALTAKERANKLRRWYELLIENQDDLGRLMTLEQGKPLAEAKGEIVYAASFIEWFAEEAKRIYGDVIPGHQPDKRLIVIKQPIGVTAAITPWNFPAAMITRKAGPALAAGCTMVIKPASQTPFSALALVELAHRAGIPQGVLSVVTGSAGDIGGELTSNPIVRKLSFTGSTEIGRQLMAECAKDIKKVSLELGGNAPFIVFDDADLDKAVEGAIISKYRNNGQTCVCANRLYIQDSVYDAFAEKLKVAVAKLKIGNGLDDGTTTGPLIDEKAVAKVQEHIADAISKGATVLAGGKAMEGNFFEPTILTNVPSSAAVAKEETFGPLAPLFRFKDEAEVIAMSNDTEFGLASYFYARDLGRVFRVAEALEYGMVGVNTGLISNEVAPFGGIKASGLGREGSKYGIEDYLEIKYLCLGI is encoded by the coding sequence ATGCAGCTTAAAGACACCCAGTTGTTCCGCCAGCAAGCCTTCATCGATGGCGCTTGGGTCGATGCGGACAATGGTCAGACGATCAAGGTTACCAACCCGGCAACGGGCGAAGTGTTGGGCACTGTGCCGAAGATGGGCGCTGCCGAAACCCGTCGGGCGATTGAAGCCGCCGACAAGGCGTTGCCAGCCTGGCGCGCCCTCACCGCCAAAGAGCGCGCTAACAAGCTGCGCCGCTGGTACGAATTGCTGATCGAAAACCAGGATGACCTTGGTCGCCTGATGACCCTGGAACAAGGCAAGCCGCTGGCCGAAGCCAAGGGCGAAATTGTTTACGCTGCCTCGTTTATCGAATGGTTCGCCGAAGAAGCCAAGCGCATCTACGGTGATGTGATTCCTGGCCACCAGCCCGACAAGCGCCTGATCGTGATCAAGCAGCCGATCGGTGTGACCGCTGCGATTACCCCGTGGAATTTCCCGGCCGCGATGATCACCCGTAAAGCCGGCCCGGCCCTGGCCGCTGGCTGCACCATGGTCATCAAGCCGGCTTCGCAAACCCCGTTCTCGGCCCTGGCCCTGGTTGAGCTGGCCCACCGTGCCGGCATCCCGCAAGGTGTGCTGAGCGTGGTCACCGGCAGTGCCGGCGACATCGGCGGCGAGCTGACCAGCAACCCGATCGTGCGCAAGCTGTCGTTCACCGGCTCGACCGAAATCGGTCGCCAGTTGATGGCCGAATGCGCCAAGGACATCAAGAAAGTGTCCCTGGAACTGGGCGGTAATGCACCGTTCATCGTGTTCGACGACGCGGACCTGGATAAGGCCGTCGAGGGCGCGATCATTTCCAAATACCGCAACAACGGCCAGACCTGCGTCTGCGCCAACCGTCTGTACATCCAGGATTCGGTGTATGACGCTTTCGCTGAAAAACTCAAAGTGGCGGTCGCCAAGCTCAAGATCGGCAACGGTCTGGACGATGGCACGACTACTGGTCCGTTGATCGACGAGAAAGCGGTTGCCAAGGTGCAAGAGCACATCGCCGACGCGATCAGCAAAGGCGCGACCGTGCTGGCTGGCGGCAAGGCCATGGAAGGCAACTTCTTCGAGCCGACTATCCTGACCAACGTACCATCGAGCGCCGCTGTGGCGAAGGAAGAAACCTTCGGTCCGTTGGCGCCGCTGTTCCGCTTCAAAGACGAAGCCGAAGTGATCGCGATGTCCAACGACACCGAGTTCGGCCTGGCCTCGTACTTCTATGCCCGCGACCTGGGCCGTGTGTTCCGCGTGGCCGAGGCACTGGAATACGGCATGGTCGGCGTCAACACCGGTTTGATCTCCAACGAAGTCGCGCCGTTCGGCGGCATCAAGGCGTCGGGCCTGGGCCGTGAAGGCTCCAAGTACGGCATCGAGGATTACCTGGAAATCAAATACCTCTGCCTCGGTATCTGA
- the gabT gene encoding 4-aminobutyrate--2-oxoglutarate transaminase: MSKTNASLMKRREAAVPRGVGQIHPIFAESAKNATVTDVEGREFIDFAGGIAVLNTGHVHPKIIAAVTEQLNKLTHTCFQVLAYEPYVELCEKINAKVPGDFAKKTLLVTTGSEAVENAVKIARAATGRAGVIAFTGAYHGRTMMTLGLTGKVVPYSAGMGLMPGGIFRALYPNELHGVSIDDSIASIERIFKNDAEPRDIAAIIIEPVQGEGGFYVAPKEFMKRLRALCDQHGILLIADEVQTGAGRTGTFFAMEQMGVAADLTTFAKSIAGGFPLAGVCGKAEYMDAIAPGGLGGTYAGSPIACAAALAVMEVFEEEQLLDRCKAVGERLVTGLKAIQKKYPVIGEVRALGAMIAVELFENGDTHKPNAAAVAQVVAKARDKGLILLSCGTYGNVLRVLVPLTSPDEQLDKGLAIIEECFSEL, encoded by the coding sequence ATGAGCAAGACCAACGCTTCCCTGATGAAACGCCGCGAAGCCGCTGTACCACGCGGTGTTGGCCAGATTCACCCGATCTTCGCCGAGTCGGCGAAGAACGCCACGGTAACCGACGTTGAAGGCCGTGAATTCATCGACTTCGCCGGCGGCATCGCGGTGCTGAACACCGGCCACGTCCACCCGAAAATCATCGCCGCCGTGACCGAACAGCTGAACAAGCTGACCCACACCTGCTTCCAGGTCCTGGCTTACGAGCCGTATGTGGAACTGTGCGAAAAAATCAACGCCAAGGTACCGGGTGATTTCGCCAAGAAAACCCTGCTGGTGACCACAGGTTCCGAAGCGGTGGAGAACGCCGTAAAAATCGCCCGCGCCGCGACTGGTCGTGCGGGTGTCATCGCTTTTACCGGCGCCTACCACGGCCGCACCATGATGACCTTGGGCCTGACCGGTAAAGTCGTGCCGTATTCGGCCGGCATGGGCCTGATGCCCGGCGGCATCTTCCGCGCGCTGTACCCGAACGAACTGCACGGCGTGAGCATCGACGACTCCATCGCCAGCATCGAGCGCATCTTCAAGAACGACGCCGAGCCCCGTGACATCGCTGCAATCATCATCGAGCCGGTACAGGGCGAGGGTGGTTTCTACGTGGCGCCCAAGGAATTCATGAAGCGCCTGCGCGCCCTCTGTGATCAGCACGGCATTCTGCTGATCGCTGACGAAGTACAGACCGGTGCCGGTCGTACTGGCACTTTCTTCGCCATGGAGCAGATGGGTGTTGCCGCCGACCTGACTACTTTCGCCAAATCCATCGCCGGTGGCTTCCCGTTGGCCGGTGTCTGCGGCAAGGCCGAGTACATGGACGCTATCGCCCCTGGTGGCCTGGGCGGCACCTACGCTGGCAGCCCGATTGCCTGCGCTGCTGCGCTGGCGGTGATGGAAGTGTTTGAGGAAGAACAACTGCTCGATCGCTGCAAAGCGGTGGGCGAGCGCCTAGTGACTGGCCTCAAGGCCATCCAGAAGAAATACCCGGTCATCGGTGAAGTGCGCGCTCTGGGCGCGATGATCGCCGTGGAGCTGTTCGAAAATGGTGATACCCATAAGCCGAACGCGGCGGCAGTGGCTCAGGTTGTGGCCAAGGCTCGCGACAAGGGCTTGATCCTGCTGTCCTGCGGCACCTACGGCAACGTCCTGCGGGTGCTGGTGCCATTGACCTCGCCAGACGAGCAATTGGACAAAGGCTTGGCAATCATCGAAGAGTGCTTCTCCGAGCTCTGA
- a CDS encoding HDOD domain-containing protein: protein MTAVDLPAVPRVLIAEADPASRELLEQVLSGIRCDAQVDTCGEGQQALNLLAHNAYDLVIADWELPGVDGLSILRGLRQQHRKPVLPFILMSRRNDSASVREVLPLAPAAYLTKPLNREDLTQRLQGLLLSSAEDGFTDVSAPGQTLKAFLERRRDSAEGAPLMTDVQVAVKRSLNPGGLDLKLLEEEIRTDPQITAVLIAAANSAAQHQGGGRVQTVAQSLQQLGTGQSMNLILGLTLKRCARLSVPYLADYAERYWELSLHTAEHARMLARLLDLEQERCYCAGLLHRLGDLALLRCLEEWKQAGGELDDLEEVGNALDQYGASFGSALRTRWRLPLELRELIAAAYGLGGGVYSREALVMNMAAQMAHLTEHEGLEELARGRTARLLKIGLPELMRIRRK from the coding sequence ATGACTGCTGTGGATTTACCCGCTGTACCGCGTGTGTTGATCGCCGAGGCTGATCCGGCGTCTCGGGAGCTGCTTGAGCAAGTGTTGTCGGGCATACGCTGCGATGCCCAGGTGGATACGTGCGGTGAGGGCCAGCAAGCCCTGAATCTGCTGGCGCACAATGCGTACGATCTGGTGATCGCCGATTGGGAGCTGCCGGGCGTCGATGGCCTGAGCATCCTGCGGGGCCTTCGACAGCAGCATCGAAAACCGGTGTTGCCGTTTATTCTGATGAGCCGGCGCAACGATAGCGCCAGCGTACGTGAGGTCTTGCCACTGGCGCCAGCGGCCTATCTGACCAAGCCCTTGAACCGGGAAGACCTGACCCAGCGTTTGCAGGGGCTGCTGTTGAGCAGCGCTGAGGATGGCTTCACCGACGTGTCAGCCCCGGGGCAGACCCTGAAAGCCTTCTTGGAGCGTCGACGTGATTCTGCCGAAGGCGCGCCGTTGATGACCGATGTGCAAGTGGCCGTAAAGCGCAGCCTCAACCCCGGCGGTCTGGACCTGAAACTGCTGGAAGAGGAAATCCGCACCGACCCGCAAATCACCGCCGTATTGATCGCCGCGGCCAACAGCGCTGCGCAACACCAAGGTGGCGGCCGGGTGCAGACGGTGGCTCAGTCGCTGCAGCAGTTAGGCACCGGGCAGAGCATGAACCTGATTCTCGGCTTGACCCTCAAGCGCTGTGCCCGGCTGAGTGTCCCGTACCTGGCGGACTATGCCGAGCGTTACTGGGAATTGTCGCTGCACACCGCCGAGCACGCCCGGATGCTGGCGCGGCTGCTGGATCTGGAGCAGGAGCGCTGTTATTGCGCCGGGCTGTTGCATCGTCTAGGGGACTTGGCATTGTTGCGCTGCCTGGAAGAATGGAAGCAGGCCGGTGGGGAGTTGGACGATCTGGAAGAAGTGGGCAATGCACTCGATCAGTACGGCGCCAGCTTCGGTTCGGCATTGCGTACGCGCTGGCGCTTGCCATTGGAGTTGCGAGAGCTGATTGCGGCGGCTTATGGCCTGGGGGGCGGGGTTTACTCCCGGGAGGCGCTGGTGATGAACATGGCGGCGCAGATGGCCCATCTGACCGAGCATGAAGGGCTTGAAGAGCTGGCCCGTGGTCGCACGGCGCGTTTGTTGAAGATCGGATTGCCAGAGTTGATGCGCATACGCAGGAAGTAA
- a CDS encoding GGDEF domain-containing protein, whose translation MVDKNLQDSSHPHWPEAAQTLMALMHAQGEVARLSEREQLFSSLLVSVNAVLWAFNWETRQVLYVSPAYERIFGRPAGLVLADFNEWRDAIYPDDLEYAERSLAEVLVKGAVEDREYRIIAANGQIRWLSDKCFINRKAESGQPVIVVGIAEDITEKKLLESELQRLATTDVLTQSSNRRHFFECAHREFAQARLQGTPMAFLLLDIDDFKVINDTYGHQEGDTVLQKIAESGRSVLRRGDLFGRIGGEEFAAVFPGCAPDMALQVAERLQREIQRLAFRSGEQNFGITVSQGLTSITDEDQSLDTLFSRADAAMYEAKRQGKNRIIAA comes from the coding sequence ATGGTCGACAAGAACCTACAGGATTCGTCCCACCCTCATTGGCCCGAAGCGGCCCAGACGCTCATGGCGCTGATGCACGCCCAGGGCGAAGTCGCGCGCCTGAGCGAGCGTGAGCAGCTATTCAGTTCATTGCTGGTCAGCGTCAACGCGGTGCTGTGGGCGTTCAACTGGGAAACCCGACAAGTCCTGTACGTCAGCCCCGCCTATGAACGAATCTTCGGTCGACCGGCGGGCTTGGTGCTGGCCGATTTCAACGAATGGCGCGACGCAATCTACCCCGACGATCTGGAATACGCCGAACGCAGCCTGGCCGAAGTGCTGGTCAAAGGTGCCGTGGAAGATCGCGAATACCGCATCATCGCTGCCAATGGCCAAATCCGCTGGCTGAGCGACAAGTGCTTCATCAACCGTAAGGCCGAGTCGGGACAACCAGTGATCGTGGTGGGCATCGCCGAAGACATCACCGAAAAAAAACTGCTGGAAAGCGAACTGCAGCGACTGGCGACTACCGACGTGCTCACCCAGAGCAGCAATCGCCGCCACTTCTTCGAATGTGCTCACCGCGAATTCGCACAGGCGCGGCTGCAAGGAACACCCATGGCGTTCCTGTTGCTGGACATCGATGATTTCAAGGTAATCAACGACACCTATGGTCATCAGGAAGGCGATACCGTGCTGCAGAAAATCGCCGAAAGCGGACGCTCCGTGCTCAGGCGCGGCGACCTGTTCGGACGAATCGGTGGTGAAGAGTTCGCCGCGGTATTTCCTGGCTGTGCCCCGGACATGGCATTGCAAGTCGCCGAGCGTTTGCAGCGCGAGATTCAGCGCCTGGCATTCCGCAGCGGGGAGCAGAACTTCGGCATCACCGTCAGCCAAGGCCTGACCAGCATCACCGACGAAGACCAGTCCCTGGATACTCTGTTCTCCCGCGCCGACGCGGCCATGTACGAAGCCAAGCGCCAGGGGAAAAATCGCATCATTGCGGCTTGA
- the desA gene encoding delta-9 fatty acid desaturase DesA: MWYEGFLGLSPWSLVAVTLLMTHVTIIGVTVYLHRYSAHRSLELNAGLKHFFRFWLWLTTAQNTREWTAIHRKHHAKCETVDDPHSPVIKGLSTVLRKGAELYRAEAENPETLRIYGKNCPDDWIERNLYSRFPILGVAIMGVIDLLLFGTIGITIWAIQMMWIPVWAAGVVNGLGHAVGYRNFECRDAATNLVPWGILIGGEELHNNHHTYPNSAKLSVRKWEFDLGWAWIQVFSFLRLAKVQRVAPIAHRVEGKGHLDMDTAMAILNNRFQIMAQYRRLVIAPLVKQELEKVDHSVRHQFHRAKRLLSRETSLLDERHHARIQSMLEHSHALKVIYEKRLALQQIWVKTSSNGHDMLAAIKEWIHEAEASGIQSLRDFADQLKTYSLRPATA; the protein is encoded by the coding sequence ATGTGGTACGAAGGTTTTCTTGGCTTGTCGCCCTGGTCACTGGTGGCAGTCACCCTGCTGATGACCCATGTCACGATCATTGGCGTCACGGTCTACCTGCACCGTTATTCGGCTCATCGCTCCCTGGAGCTCAACGCCGGCCTCAAACATTTCTTCCGCTTCTGGCTGTGGCTGACCACGGCGCAGAACACCCGCGAGTGGACCGCCATCCACCGCAAGCACCATGCCAAATGCGAAACCGTCGACGATCCCCACAGTCCGGTGATCAAAGGCCTGTCCACCGTGCTGCGCAAAGGCGCCGAGCTGTATCGCGCCGAAGCGGAAAACCCCGAAACCCTGCGCATCTACGGCAAGAACTGCCCTGACGACTGGATCGAGCGCAACCTCTACAGCCGTTTCCCGATACTGGGCGTGGCGATCATGGGCGTCATCGACCTGCTGCTGTTCGGCACCATCGGCATCACCATCTGGGCCATCCAGATGATGTGGATTCCGGTCTGGGCCGCCGGCGTGGTCAATGGCCTGGGCCATGCCGTGGGCTACCGCAACTTCGAATGCCGCGACGCGGCGACCAACCTGGTGCCCTGGGGCATCCTGATCGGTGGCGAAGAACTGCACAACAACCATCACACCTATCCCAATTCGGCCAAACTGTCGGTACGCAAATGGGAGTTCGATCTGGGCTGGGCCTGGATCCAGGTGTTCAGCTTCCTGCGCCTGGCCAAGGTCCAGCGCGTGGCGCCGATCGCCCACCGGGTCGAAGGCAAGGGCCACCTGGACATGGACACCGCCATGGCGATCCTCAACAACCGTTTCCAGATCATGGCCCAGTACCGCAGGCTGGTTATCGCACCGCTGGTCAAGCAGGAACTGGAAAAGGTCGATCACTCGGTCCGCCACCAGTTCCACCGGGCCAAACGCCTGCTGTCGCGGGAAACCAGCCTGCTGGATGAACGTCACCACGCGCGCATCCAGAGCATGCTGGAACACAGCCATGCGTTGAAGGTGATCTACGAAAAACGCCTGGCCTTGCAGCAGATCTGGGTCAAGACCAGCAGCAACGGCCATGACATGCTCGCAGCCATCAAGGAGTGGATCCACGAAGCCGAGGCCAGCGGCATCCAGTCCCTGCGCGACTTCGCTGACCAGCTCAAGACCTACTCGCTGCGACCTGCAACGGCCTGA
- the dibA gene encoding phosphodiesterase DibA: MTVYHRSAMRGALLYLLLSVIWLQLVGYLLSRFFDQSADQLRWQLINGYAWVLVSAGLIFLARVRISRIFGKGEPPADGERLRQAAAVFDCTREGVLVTDPNGLIVHVNRAFMTITGYTRDEVLGRRPNLFKSGRHGPDFYQDMFASLGSLGEWSGEIWNRRKSGEIYPQWQTIRVIHDDSGQVSHYVAVFSDISAIKDSEHELAYLAHHDPLTGLPNRLLFSDRAEQALASSQLHKRGCALLLVDLDHFKNINDSLGHHVGDQLLKSVAERFRGLFAPGVTLARLGGDEFAVLVENCSQPAQAAVLAQRIIDALKEPLHLDNQLLFINASVGISLFPGDALSAGQLLRNADSALFKAKSAGRDGYALYTEELTAHAQQRVEIAFELRRALQQQELRVHYQPVHDLATSRLVGVEALVRWEHPERGLVSPAEFIPIAERTGLIAQIDAWVMEQACRQMCQWQQAGVVLSFVAVNVSSRLFARRELYEQVARVLHDTGLDPACLELEVTESAVMDDPEVALEQMHRLRELGVRLAIDDFGTGYSSLLRLKRLPVQKLKIDQGFVAGLPWDEDDAAIVQVIIALARSMGMQVQAEGIEQREQAAFLLEHACGMGQGYWFGRPVAAALLDWDRAPVIA, from the coding sequence ATGACCGTCTATCACCGCAGCGCCATGCGTGGTGCGCTGCTTTACCTCCTGCTGTCGGTCATCTGGCTGCAGTTGGTTGGTTATTTACTGAGCAGATTTTTCGATCAATCTGCTGATCAGCTTCGCTGGCAGTTGATCAACGGTTATGCCTGGGTGCTGGTCAGCGCCGGGTTGATTTTTCTGGCTCGGGTGCGGATATCGCGGATTTTCGGTAAAGGCGAGCCGCCTGCCGATGGCGAGCGTTTGCGCCAGGCGGCCGCAGTCTTCGATTGCACGCGCGAAGGGGTGTTGGTGACGGACCCGAACGGCCTGATCGTGCACGTGAATCGGGCCTTCATGACGATCACCGGTTACACCCGGGACGAGGTGCTGGGCCGTCGGCCCAACCTGTTCAAGTCTGGCCGTCACGGGCCGGATTTCTATCAGGACATGTTTGCATCCCTGGGCAGCCTTGGCGAGTGGAGCGGCGAGATCTGGAACCGGCGCAAAAGCGGCGAGATCTACCCGCAATGGCAGACGATCCGCGTTATTCACGACGATAGCGGTCAAGTCAGCCATTACGTCGCGGTGTTTTCGGACATCAGCGCGATCAAGGATTCGGAACACGAACTGGCGTATCTGGCTCACCACGATCCGCTGACGGGTCTGCCCAATCGCCTGCTGTTTTCCGATCGCGCCGAGCAGGCCCTGGCATCGTCGCAGTTGCACAAACGCGGCTGCGCCTTGTTGCTGGTGGACCTGGACCACTTCAAGAACATCAACGACAGCCTGGGGCATCACGTTGGCGATCAACTGCTCAAAAGCGTCGCCGAGCGGTTCCGCGGACTGTTTGCACCCGGTGTGACCCTGGCCCGGCTGGGGGGCGATGAGTTTGCGGTGCTGGTGGAAAACTGCTCGCAGCCAGCGCAGGCGGCGGTTCTGGCCCAGCGCATTATCGATGCCCTGAAAGAGCCGTTGCACCTCGACAACCAGCTCTTGTTCATCAATGCCAGCGTGGGCATCAGCCTGTTTCCCGGCGACGCTCTCAGTGCGGGGCAGTTGCTGCGCAATGCCGACTCGGCGCTGTTCAAGGCCAAAAGCGCCGGGCGCGACGGCTATGCCTTGTACACCGAAGAACTCACAGCCCATGCCCAACAGCGCGTCGAGATCGCCTTCGAACTGCGTCGCGCCCTCCAGCAGCAGGAATTGCGGGTCCATTACCAACCGGTGCACGATCTGGCGACCAGCCGTCTGGTCGGTGTCGAGGCATTGGTTCGCTGGGAACATCCCGAGCGAGGTCTGGTTTCACCAGCCGAATTCATTCCCATTGCCGAGCGTACCGGGCTGATTGCCCAGATCGATGCTTGGGTCATGGAGCAGGCCTGTCGACAGATGTGCCAGTGGCAGCAGGCCGGAGTGGTGCTGTCGTTTGTCGCGGTCAATGTCTCCAGCCGGTTGTTCGCCCGTCGTGAGTTGTACGAGCAAGTCGCCCGGGTGCTGCACGACACAGGCCTGGACCCGGCCTGTCTGGAACTGGAAGTAACCGAAAGCGCGGTGATGGACGACCCGGAGGTGGCGCTGGAGCAAATGCATCGTTTGCGGGAGCTGGGGGTGCGACTGGCTATCGATGACTTCGGTACCGGTTATTCGTCGCTGCTGCGACTCAAACGCCTGCCCGTCCAGAAGCTCAAGATTGATCAGGGCTTTGTTGCCGGGTTGCCGTGGGATGAAGACGACGCAGCGATCGTCCAGGTAATCATCGCCCTGGCCCGGAGCATGGGTATGCAAGTGCAAGCCGAGGGCATCGAGCAGCGCGAGCAGGCGGCGTTCCTGCTGGAGCACGCCTGTGGGATGGGGCAGGGCTACTGGTTCGGTCGACCCGTGGCGGCGGCGCTGTTGGATTGGGACCGGGCGCCGGTTATTGCTTGA
- a CDS encoding DUF6124 family protein, producing MVKHSPNPPQSSPKSRVQAQEEKKLEDAATRALDYYLNPKPASPPEPDKNQLFIASPHIDTETLLANASEDLLSISTIAADLADDVDDSRRCVALAISRMADGVQLLVERALDHLETKEMAAPGAKG from the coding sequence ATGGTCAAGCATTCACCGAATCCGCCGCAAAGCAGCCCCAAATCGCGCGTCCAAGCGCAGGAAGAAAAAAAGCTCGAAGACGCCGCCACCCGCGCCCTCGACTACTACCTCAACCCCAAGCCCGCCTCACCGCCCGAACCCGACAAAAATCAACTCTTCATCGCCTCCCCCCACATCGACACCGAAACCCTGCTCGCCAACGCCTCCGAAGACCTGCTCTCCATCAGCACCATCGCCGCCGACCTGGCTGACGACGTGGACGACTCACGCCGCTGCGTCGCCCTGGCGATCAGCCGCATGGCCGATGGGGTGCAGTTGTTGGTCGAGCGGGCGTTGGATCATTTGGAAACGAAGGAGATGGCGGCGCCTGGTGCCAAGGGGTAG
- the oscA gene encoding sulfur starvation response protein OscA encodes MSAPLRTVDGQDEAAILREIQSALRDLRFGAVEITVHNAQVVQIERKEKFRLQQPSHKPG; translated from the coding sequence ATGAGCGCACCTCTACGCACCGTTGACGGCCAGGACGAAGCAGCCATCTTGCGCGAGATCCAGAGCGCATTGCGCGATCTGCGTTTTGGCGCGGTGGAAATCACGGTGCACAACGCCCAGGTGGTCCAGATCGAGCGCAAGGAAAAATTCCGATTGCAGCAGCCGAGCCACAAACCGGGTTGA
- a CDS encoding sulfate ABC transporter substrate-binding protein, protein MPSIRRYALAALASAVFAGSAFAKDYELLNVSYDPTRELYQDYNAEFTSFWKQAHPDDSVKIQQSHGGSGKQGRAVIDGLRADVVTLALAGDIDEIARLGRSLPVDWQKRLPEASTPYTSTIVFLVRKGNPKGIKDWGDLIKEDVSVITPNPKTSGGARWNFLAAWAYGLKANGGDEAKAKEYVQALFKHVPILDTGARGSTITFVNNGQGDVLLAWENEAFLALKEDGGADKFDIVVPSLSILAEPPVAVVDKNAGKKGNAEIAEAYLKHLYSPAGQEIAAKNFYRPRDKDVAAKYSQQFPELELVTIDKDFGGWKTAQPKFFNDGGVFDQIYQAQ, encoded by the coding sequence ATGCCTTCAATTCGCCGTTATGCCCTGGCCGCCCTGGCCAGTGCTGTTTTTGCAGGTTCCGCTTTTGCCAAGGATTACGAGTTGCTCAACGTGTCCTACGACCCGACCCGCGAGCTTTATCAGGATTACAACGCCGAATTCACCAGCTTCTGGAAGCAAGCGCACCCGGACGACAGCGTGAAGATCCAGCAGTCCCACGGTGGCTCGGGCAAGCAAGGCCGGGCGGTGATCGATGGTTTGCGGGCCGACGTGGTGACCTTGGCCCTGGCCGGCGACATTGATGAAATCGCCAGGCTGGGCCGATCCTTGCCGGTGGATTGGCAAAAGCGTCTTCCCGAGGCGAGCACGCCATACACCTCGACCATCGTGTTCCTGGTGCGCAAGGGCAATCCCAAGGGCATCAAGGACTGGGGTGACCTGATCAAGGAGGACGTGTCGGTCATCACGCCGAACCCGAAGACTTCCGGTGGCGCTCGCTGGAACTTCCTCGCAGCCTGGGCCTATGGCCTCAAGGCCAACGGCGGTGACGAGGCCAAGGCCAAGGAGTATGTGCAAGCACTGTTCAAGCATGTGCCGATTCTCGACACCGGCGCCCGTGGCTCGACCATTACCTTCGTCAACAACGGTCAGGGCGACGTACTGCTGGCCTGGGAAAATGAAGCTTTCCTGGCACTGAAGGAAGACGGTGGCGCCGACAAGTTCGACATCGTCGTGCCGTCGCTGTCGATCCTCGCCGAACCGCCGGTGGCGGTGGTGGACAAGAACGCCGGAAAAAAGGGCAACGCCGAGATCGCCGAAGCCTACCTCAAACACTTGTACAGCCCGGCTGGGCAAGAAATCGCGGCGAAAAACTTTTATCGCCCGCGGGACAAGGACGTTGCCGCCAAGTATTCCCAGCAATTCCCGGAACTGGAGCTGGTGACCATCGACAAGGACTTCGGCGGCTGGAAAACCGCCCAGCCGAAGTTCTTCAACGATGGCGGCGTGTTCGATCAGATTTATCAGGCGCAGTGA
- the cysT gene encoding sulfate ABC transporter permease subunit CysT, with product MSRRISPVIPGFGLTLGYTLVYLSLIVLIPLAAMFVHAAQLTWAQFWAIISAPRVLAALQLSFGTALCAAIINGLIGTLLAWVLVRYTFPGRKVIDAMIDLPFALPTAVAGIALTALYAPTGLVGQFATDLGLKIAYTPLGITLALTFVTLPFVVRTMQPVLADIPREVEEAAACLGAKPWQVVRHILVPALLPAWLTGFALAFARGVGEYGSVIFIAGNMPMKTEILPLLIMVKLDQYDYTGATSIGVLMLVVSFGLLLLINLLQRRIETP from the coding sequence ATGTCGCGTCGCATCTCACCGGTCATACCCGGCTTCGGGCTGACGCTGGGCTACACCCTGGTGTACCTCAGTCTGATTGTGCTCATACCGCTGGCGGCGATGTTCGTGCATGCCGCCCAGCTCACCTGGGCACAGTTTTGGGCAATCATCTCGGCGCCACGAGTGCTGGCGGCCCTGCAGCTCAGCTTCGGTACCGCGCTGTGCGCCGCGATCATCAACGGCTTGATCGGTACGCTGCTGGCCTGGGTGCTGGTGCGCTACACCTTTCCTGGTCGCAAGGTCATCGATGCGATGATCGACCTGCCATTCGCCCTGCCCACCGCCGTGGCCGGCATTGCGCTGACGGCGTTGTATGCACCGACAGGCCTGGTGGGCCAATTTGCCACCGACCTGGGTTTGAAAATCGCCTACACCCCGCTGGGCATTACCCTGGCGCTGACCTTCGTAACGCTGCCGTTCGTGGTGCGCACGATGCAACCGGTGCTGGCCGATATTCCCCGTGAAGTCGAAGAGGCTGCCGCCTGTCTCGGCGCCAAGCCATGGCAAGTGGTCCGTCACATCCTGGTGCCGGCGTTGCTGCCGGCCTGGCTGACCGGCTTCGCCCTGGCGTTTGCCCGTGGCGTGGGCGAGTACGGTTCGGTGATTTTCATCGCCGGCAACATGCCGATGAAAACCGAGATCCTGCCGCTGCTGATCATGGTCAAGCTCGACCAATACGACTACACCGGCGCCACCTCCATCGGCGTGTTGATGTTGGTGGTTTCCTTCGGCCTGTTGCTGCTGATCAACCTGCTGCAGCGGCGCATCGAAACCCCATAA